In Actinomycetes bacterium, the DNA window TCACCGAGCAGGGTGAGCGCACCCTCCAGCAACTGACTGCCACGGCAGCATGCCAACCCGCCGGCAGCGCTCGCCGCCAGATCGCGATGGTGCTGGACGGGATCGCGCTCAACAGCGTAGCTGTCGCGATGGAGATCCCATGCCGGCAGGGCCTCATCCAGGCGAGGTTGAGCGTCAGCCGCCTGACCGAGCAGCAGGCCAGGGCGCTGCACGCACTCGCTACCAGCGGCCCCCTCCCAGTACGCCTTCAACGCCAACCATAGCCACGAACGCACCGCACACCCACGACAGCGACGGTCCTGCTCATCCTGAAATGGGCCATTACACCTCGCCGGTGACAGCTATCGCTGACCCCGAACAGCCGGTACGCGCCCCTTCCGCCAGAAAGCCCTGAGAACCGCCAACTACGAATGAGAGGCACACGGCGTCGGTGTGGATTGCCCGGCCGGGGCCAACTCGGATTGTCAGGGGCCAACTATCGGCGTCAGTCTCACCGGCGCCCCCCACGGACATAACGTATGGTGCTTGCCAAGCATCGAACGCTTGTTCGATGATGTCCACATGGGAATGCCACAGAGCGCGTCAGATCGCCACGGAGAGCGCATGCGACTGGCCCGCCTCATCGAGCCCGCCACGCTCGCCGCCGACCAGCTCCTGCCGGTGCTGCCACCGCTGGCACAGCTTCTGCCGCATGGCAGCCTACGCCGCGGCGCCGTGGTCACCGTCAACGGCTCCCTGCGGCTCGCGTTCGCCCTCGCAGCCGGTGTCACCCAGGCCGACCTTTGGACCGCCGTCGCCGGCATCCCGGACCTGGGCGTGATCGCCGCCGCCGAGACCGGCGTCGTGCTCCAGCGTCTGGCCCTGATCCCCAACCCAGGGGCGCAATGGGCGCGGGTGATCGCCACGCTGCTGGACGCGATCGACCTGGTCATCACCCGACCCCCGACCATCTACAGCCAGACCGTGCAGCATCAGCTCGCCACCCGAGCCCGGGAGCGCCGCAGCGTCCTGGTCGTCCTCGGCACCTGGCCGAGCCCCGACCTGAACCTCCACGTCAACCACGAGCCATGGATTGGGCTGGAGGCCGGAGCTGGATACCTCCAGCAGCGCCGAGCACGAGTCATCACCACCGGCCGGGGCAGTGCCACCCGACCCCACGAAGCCCGGCTCTGGCTGCCCTTCCGAGATGGAACCGTTCAGTCCGCTACCTGACCGGTGAGCCCTCATGAACGCCTCTCGAGCAACACAACAAAACAGGCGAGAGAAGCACGGCCGGCTTGAGTCCCGCTGGGTCGAGGTGGTGGTCGGCGGCCGGGGCGCGGCCACCCGAGAGCGTCGGGCCCGGCTCTGGCTCCCCAGCTCCGCCGCGACCCCTACGTGGAGCTGGCCGCTCCGACCACCTCCCTGCCCGACGTGTCCAGCCGGTGACCAGCAGGGCGGCTCAGCAGCACGCGGTCGTCGCGGCACCGCCGGCGACGTTGAGACCGAACCGCGGGCGCCTTCGCCGGCGAAGGCGCCCTTGTCCGGGACGAACTGGATGCGGGACATGGGGTGCCTCCCTTCGGAGCAGACATTGATGATCTGTCAAGATCTAGCCATGTCCGAGCTTCCTGTCCTGAACGACCTCGACTGCTGCGCCCCGCACGCCGGGCTGCTCGTGCGCGAGCGCCGCGGCCGCGGGGTAGGGGTACGGGTCTACCACCGGGCCCGGCCCGAGGCCCTGCGGGCGCTCGCCGACCCCATCGTCGTTCCCGCGCCGGCATGAGCATGGCGGGCGCACCACAAGCCGGTCGTGCGCCGGCGGGTGGCGCCCCGGCGGGCGGGCCAGGACCCGCTGGCGCCCAGGCGGGTGGCGCCCCGCCGGGTGGGCCGGGGGTGCGGGTGCGCCCGCTCGTGCCGGCGGACTGGCCGGCGGTGGCCGCGATCTACGGCGCGGGCATCGCCACCGGCGAAGCCACGTTCGACGCGGCCGTTCCCTCCTGGGAGACCTGGGACGCCGGGCACCTCGCCCGCCCGCGGCTGGTCGCCGCCGACGACGCCGGGAAGGGGGTCGTCGGCTGGGCGGCGCTCTCTCCGGTGAGCGACCGCTGCGCGTACGCCGGGGTCGCCGAGGTGAGCATCTACGTCGACCCGGCCGCCGCCGGGCGCGGCGTGGGCTCGGCCCTGCTCGCCAGGCTCGTCGCCGCCGCCGAGGAGGCCGGGCTGTGGACCCTCCAGGCCGGCGTGTTCCCGGAGAACGCCGCCAGCCTGACCCTCCACCGCCGCCACGGCTTCCGGGTGGTCGGGACCAGGGAGCGGCTGGGCCAGCTCGCCGGGAAGTGGCGGGACGTCGTGCTGCTCGAGCGCCGCAGCGCGGTCGTGGGCCGGTAGCCCGTTCCGTCAGCGTGGGGTCGCCCCGGACGAGCGCGCCGGGCGGCCAGGCCGGCCGCGAACACCCGTCGGCGATCCCGACCCGGCGGTCGATCTCGTCGCGGATGGGGCGGACCTCCTCGACCGGCCTGCCGGCGTGCCTTCCGTGCCGAGCATGGCCGGAGACGCTGAGCCACCGGAGCGAGGGCTGGACGAACATATGTTCGCCTCTGTGTAATGAGCGCGCACGCCGACGCCCCTCGCCCTGCGAACGAGGTGAGCCACTGATGCCGGTCCGCACGCTGGTCGTCTGGTGCCCTGACTGGCCGGTGCAGGCCTCCGGAGTCGCCTACGAGGCGCCGGTGGCCGTCGTGCATGCGAACCGGCTGGTGGCCTGCTCGCCGGCTGCCCGCGCCGAGGGCATCTGGCCCGGCCTGCGCCGCCGGGAGGCCCAGGGCCGCTGCCCCGGACTCGTGTTCGCCCCCCACGACCCTGCCCGGGACGCACGGGCCTTCGAGCCGGTGGCGGTCGCCGTGGAGACGCTCGCCCCTCGCGTCGAGATCGTGCGCCCCGGCGAGTGCGCCTTCCCGGCCCGTGGCGCCGCCCGCTACCACGGCGGCGAGCATGCCCTGGCCGCCCTGGTCGCGACCACCGTGACCGAGGTGCTCGGGGCTGCTGCTCGCTGTCGGGTCGGGATCGCCGACGGGGTGTTCGCGGCCGGCCTGGCCGCCCGGCGCGGTGCGATCGTCCTGGCTGGCGGCGCACCCGCCTTCCTCGCTCCGTTCGGCGTGGACGTCCTGGACCGTCCGGGCCTGGCCGACCTGCTCCGCCGGCTCGGTCTCGACACCCTCGGCCAGCTCGCCGCCCTCTCCCGGGTCGACCTGGCCGCCCGCTTCGGGCCCGAGGGTGCCCGAGCCCACCGGCTGGCGAGCGGGCAGGACGAGCGCCCGCAGCGCGCCCGCCGCCCCCCACCGGACCTGCGGGTGGCCGCCGAGCTCGACCCGCCCGCCGACCGCGTGGACGTCGCCGCCTTCGCCGCCAAGGCGCTCGCCGACGAGCTGTCGGACCGGCTCCGGCAGCTCGGGCTCGCCTGCCTGCGGCTGCGCATCGAGGCCGAGACCGAGTACGGCGAGCGGCTGGTCCGGGTGTGGCGCCACCAGGACGGGTTCGCGAGCGCCGCGCGCCAGAGCGCGTCCAGCGTGGCCGCCGCGATGGCCGAGCGCGTGCGCTGGCAGCTCGACGGTTGGCTGGCCGGAGGCCCGGCCGTCCGCCCCACCGGCGGGATCAGCCGCCTGGTCCTTGTGCCCGACGAGGTCGTCGCCGATCGCGGCCGCCAGCTTGGGTTCTGGGGGGAGGAGGCCGAGCAGCGCGAGCGGGCTACCCGCGCCCTGGCCCGCATCCAGGGCCTGCTGGGGGCCGACTCGGTCCGCACGGCGACCCTGCGGGGGGGCCGAGGCCCGACCGACCGGGTCGCCTTCGACACCCCCCTGGGCGCCGACCCCGCCGCCCGACCCGCCACCGGCCCGGCCTCTCCGCCGGGTGGGCCCGGCCCGGCCAGTCCGCTGGGCGGGACCGGCCCCGCCGTGGGGAGCGGCCGGGCGGCCTGGGGGAGTGCGGCCGTCTCCCCGAACCGGCCCGCCTCGGCGGGCCGGGTGCCACCGGGGCGGGCTGCTTCGCGCGGCCAGACCTCGCGGGACCAGAGTCCGCCTGATCGGCCCGGGCCGACCGGCCGCCAGGGACCGACCGGGCGGCCCGGCGAGGAGGCTGGCGTGTCCGCGCCATGGCCGGGACGGGTGCCGGCGCCGGCACCTGCCACCGTCCATCCCGAGCCGCTCACCGCCGAGCTGCTCGACGCCAGTGGCGCGGTGGTGGCGGTCAGCGGCCGGGGCGTGATCAGCGCCCCGCCTGCCCGGCTCTGGGTCGGGGGTGGCTCGTCGTGGACTTCGATCACCGCCTGGGCCGGACCCTGGCCGGTCGACGAGCGCTGGTGGGACCCGGCCGCCCACCAGCGCCTGGCCCGCCTCCAGGTGGTGACCGCGGAAGGCGTGGCCTACCTGCTGAAGCTGACCGGCGGCGCCTGGTGGGTCGAAGCGACCTACGACTGAGGCTGGACACGGTCACTAGACCATGGATACCGGAAGTCGAGCCTGGATATGGCTGTGGACGTCTGGTTGCCATCGACCCGCCACGACGGATAGACATCACCCACGACCGAATCGACCTCAAGGAGGGTGCATGGCCGGGATCGGGATCCGGGTAACCCCGGAGCAGCTTCAGCAGGTGTCGGCACAGCTCAATGCCGGGGCCGCCGGGATCGACGGGACGCTTCGGCAGCTGGCCGGCAGCGTCGGACCGCTCGGGTCGGACTGGGCCGGCGTGGCGCAGGCCCGCTTCCTCGAGCTCTGGGCCGAGTGGCAGCGCAGCGCCGCCGGCCTGCACGACGCCCTCACCGGCATCGCGCGGCTGACCGCCCAGGCCGGCGCCAACTACGAGCAGACCGAGCAGGGGATCGCCGCCAGCTTCGGCCGCGGGTGACCTCGGGGCGAATCACCGCAAGCGGGACTGCCGCGGTCGCCGTGGCGGCGGTCCCGCCCCGACGTCGTACCTGCCGACTGGGTTACGACTTCGACTACAGCAGCGGGAGGCCAGGGCTCGGGCATCGAGCGGTCTTCAGGCGACCGGGGTGAGCTCCGCCGTCATGCGGACGGTTCCGGTGCCGTACCGTGCTTCGACCGTGTCACGCACCTGCTCGTCGAGGTCATGGGAAAGCGTAAACGCCGCCGTGTGCCTGGCCCGTACCACGCTGAAGTGCCGCCGGTCGATGGTGGCGACCTCGACGAGCGCTCAGTCGCCTTGCGGCCGCTGGACCACACAAAACTCGTTCCCGTCCGGATCGTGCATCACGGTCCACGTCGTGGTGCCCGACTGCGCCAGGTCGACCGACCACAACGTGGTCGCGCCGAGGCCGACCAGGCGATCGACCTCCACTGCCATGTCGGCGGCGGTAAGGTCGAGATGCAGGCGGCCAAGACCGCTCCTGGGCGTGGCAGCGTGCTGGAAGCTGAAGCGTGGGAAGCTCCAGTCGTCTGGTGCCAGCAGCACCTCCTCCTCGCTGTCACGCCGCTGGGTGTACCCGGTGACGGCCGACCAGAAGTCGGCGAGTCGCTTGGGATCGGCACTGCTGAACGTGATGTTGCGCACGACGAGTGACATCTGCGCGCCCTCCCGGCGTGGTGCGTGCGGCACCGGAGACCCATGCACGCTACACCAGTGCCACGTCCCTGCCGCGGATGCGCGTACCGGGTCGCCGGCGGCCTGCCGACCGGCGATACCGGTGCCAAGTGAATTACGGTTGGCAGTCTTTGGATCGGATGCGCTGCGAGCACCTTTTGTCGAGATTACACGGCCATTTTCCAGGGATGATGTCGACTCGGTGACGATTGCGGATTCGATCACGGTTGCAAATGACCGAACATGTGTTCGATCATTGAATTATGGGCTGGCAAAATCCTCCGGTCCCCTGGTCGGATCTCGAACGGCGGCTCTCGGACAGGCGACCCCGGAGCCATCCCTCCCCATGGGACGGTGGCGACGCGCCGGCCCCGCCGCCGGCGCGGCCGCGCCGGCGGGTGGCCGGGGTGGCGTACGCGGAGCTGCACTGCCACTCGAACTTCAGCTTCCTCGACGGCGCGTCCCACCCGGAGGAGCTGGCTGAGGAGGCGGCCCGGCTCGGGCTCGAGGCGCTCGCCCTCACCGACCACGACGGCATGTACGGGGTGGTCCGCTTCGCCGAGGCGGCCAGGGCGGTCGGCCTGCCCACCGTGTTCGGCGCCGAGCTCACCCTCGGCCTCGCCCCGGGCGCGGAGAAGCGAGGCCACCGCCACCATCCCGATCCGGCCGGGGAGCACCTGGTCGTGCTCGCCCGCGGCCCGGACGGCTACGCCCGGCTCTGCCGCGCGGTCTCGACGGCCCAGATGGCCGGGGCCAAGGGCGCCCCGCGCATCGACCTGGCTCAGCTCGCCGACCTGCACGGCGGCCACTGGCTGGTCCTCACCGGCTGCCGCAAGGGGGCGGTCCCCAGGGCCCTGGTCGAGCACGGGCCGGCGGCCGCCGCCTGGCAGCTCGACCACCTGCTCGGCGCCTTCGGCCGGGAGAACCTGGCCGTCGAGGTCTGGGACCACGGCGACCCGCTCGACTCGGCCCGCAACGACGCCTTGGTCCGGCTCGCCGACCTGGCGGGCGTGGAGGTGGTGGCCACCAACGACGTCCACTACGCCGTCCCGGGCCGGCGCCGGCTGGCCACCGCCCTGGCCGCCGTGCGCGCCCGGCGCTCTCTGGACGAGCTGGACGGCTGGCTGCCGGCCGCCGCCACCGCCCACCTCCGCTCCGGGCTCGAGCAGGCCACCCGCCTCAACCGCTACCCGGGCGTGGTCGAGCGGGCCGCCGAGCTGGGCCGCGCGCTCGCCTTCGACCTCGAGCTGGTCGCCCCGCGGCTGCCCGACTTCCCGGTCCCGGACGGGCACTCCGAGATGAGCTGGCTGCGGGAGCTGGCCGAGCTCGGGGCGGCCCGGCGCTACGGCCCCCGGGACGCCGAGCGGGTGCCTGGCGCCTGGCGCCAGATCGACTACGAGCTGGCCATGATCGAGCAGCTCGGCTTCCCGGGCTACTTCCTGGTCGTCTGGGACATCGTGCGGTTCTGTGAGCGGGAGGACATCTACTGCCAGGGACGCGGCTCGGCGGCCAACTCGGCCGTCTGCTACGCGCTCGGCATCACCAAGGCCGACGCCGTCTCGCTCGGCCTGCTGTTC includes these proteins:
- a CDS encoding GNAT family N-acetyltransferase, whose amino-acid sequence is MRVRPLVPADWPAVAAIYGAGIATGEATFDAAVPSWETWDAGHLARPRLVAADDAGKGVVGWAALSPVSDRCAYAGVAEVSIYVDPAAAGRGVGSALLARLVAAAEEAGLWTLQAGVFPENAASLTLHRRHGFRVVGTRERLGQLAGKWRDVVLLERRSAVVGR
- a CDS encoding DNA polymerase Y family protein encodes the protein MMPVRTLVVWCPDWPVQASGVAYEAPVAVVHANRLVACSPAARAEGIWPGLRRREAQGRCPGLVFAPHDPARDARAFEPVAVAVETLAPRVEIVRPGECAFPARGAARYHGGEHALAALVATTVTEVLGAAARCRVGIADGVFAAGLAARRGAIVLAGGAPAFLAPFGVDVLDRPGLADLLRRLGLDTLGQLAALSRVDLAARFGPEGARAHRLASGQDERPQRARRPPPDLRVAAELDPPADRVDVAAFAAKALADELSDRLRQLGLACLRLRIEAETEYGERLVRVWRHQDGFASAARQSASSVAAAMAERVRWQLDGWLAGGPAVRPTGGISRLVLVPDEVVADRGRQLGFWGEEAEQRERATRALARIQGLLGADSVRTATLRGGRGPTDRVAFDTPLGADPAARPATGPASPPGGPGPASPLGGTGPAVGSGRAAWGSAAVSPNRPASAGRVPPGRAASRGQTSRDQSPPDRPGPTGRQGPTGRPGEEAGVSAPWPGRVPAPAPATVHPEPLTAELLDASGAVVAVSGRGVISAPPARLWVGGGSSWTSITAWAGPWPVDERWWDPAAHQRLARLQVVTAEGVAYLLKLTGGAWWVEATYD
- a CDS encoding WXG100 family type VII secretion target, coding for MAGIGIRVTPEQLQQVSAQLNAGAAGIDGTLRQLAGSVGPLGSDWAGVAQARFLELWAEWQRSAAGLHDALTGIARLTAQAGANYEQTEQGIAASFGRG
- a CDS encoding VOC family protein; its protein translation is MIESAIVTESTSSLENGRVISTKGARSASDPKTANRNSLGTGIAGRQAAGDPVRASAAGTWHWCSVHGSPVPHAPRREGAQMSLVVRNITFSSADPKRLADFWSAVTGYTQRRDSEEEVLLAPDDWSFPRFSFQHAATPRSGLGRLHLDLTAADMAVEVDRLVGLGATTLWSVDLAQSGTTTWTVMHDPDGNEFCVVQRPQGD